GGTTAACCTGCCTGATTTGAACCTGCGGCTGCCTTCTCTGACCGACAAGGATCAGCGCGACGTCGAATTCGGAATTTCCCAGGGCGTTGACATCATTTCCCTCAGCTTTGTCCGTCAGGCTGAAGATATTCTTGCCCTCAAGCACCTGCTGGCCCAGCACAACCGAACTGACATTGCCGTGCTAGCAAAGATTGAAAAGCCCCAGGCAATCGAAAATTTGGATGCAATTCTAACAGCCTGTGATGCCGTTATGGTCGCCAGAGGCGATCTCGGAGTCGAGATGCGGAGCGAAAAAGTGCCCATGCTGCAAAAGCACATCATCCGCCAGTGCAACCTGCGCAGCATTCCTGTAATCACCGCCACTCAAATGCTGGAGAGCATGATCTACCAGCCCCGACCAACGCGGGCCGAGGCTAGCGATGTCGCGAATGCCATTATTGACGGCACCGATGCCGTGATGCTGTCGGGCGAGTCTGCTGTAGGTCGCTACCCGGTTAAGGCCGTTCAGATGTTAGGACGCATTGCCATCGACGTCGAGCAGGATCTAGAGTTTGTCAACAATCCCCCTGCCCACAACGATGCTACCCATGCCCTGAGCGAAGCGCTTAACGTCATCGACAGGATGCTTGAGCTATGCTGCATCGTCACGTTTACAGAGACCGGCTACTCCGCCATTATTGCCGCCGGAGAACGCCCTCGAGCGCCGGTAATTGCCTTTACCCCCAGCGAACGAGTCTACCACCGACTCAACTTGATCTGGGGCGTTCGGCCGATTCTAACAGAGCAGTCTGTCGATACTTTTGAAGCAATGGTGGCCCAAGCAGAAGAGTACCTGCTGGCCCGCAGCTGGGTTCAGTCAGGAGACAAAATGCTGCTGATGGGAGGCATTCCCGCAAGTCAGCCACAGGGCACTAACTTCCTCAAGATTCATACCGTCAGCGGAGTCTGAGGCGATAGGCCAAGATTTGCCCTTTAGCCGTTATAGCTTTACTGAGACTGAAGAAAGGCTACCTCGACGATGAGATCGTTATAGTCGTCAAGTTGAGGGACGTCCTCAAAGCGAATTTGAAAGAACAGACCGTTTTCGTGCCGAACACGGGTAACTTGCACACCCTCATCATTCCTCCAGCCCGATCCCTGACGATGGTCTCCATCGATGTAGTAGCTGTATCTACCGCGCTCAGAGTTGAGGGCATACCAGCCAGTGGGCGCGCTGGTGAGGATTTCTTGTACTAGGGTAGACAGGGGAGGCAGGCTGTTATCTAGGCGAGGTCCAGCATTTTCTCTGTATATCCTGAGCCGCTGCCGAAACAAGGCTTCGCCCCCTGAGACGCGAAACCAGACTTGGTGAGAGGTTGCCTCACTGGTTGCCCAAATGGCGTAGGCAGATGCGCCGTCTTGCCTAATCGGCTCGTACTGCCGGATAACTCTACCTAAAGACGGTGGAGCCCCTGTCAAGACCGCTTCTTGAGTCTGGGCATGGGTCAGGCTGCTGGTAAGAACAAGGGCCAGAGCGGCCAAAAACGGAACTAGCCCCTTTAAGGGACCTCGCAGGGCTTTCATTTTGATATCTTTTAGAGCTTTCTGCTAAAAGATACCCAAATTCCCTAAAAACAGTGCACTTTCTCACGAACCCTGCGCTTACTTACGCAGGGCAATTCTTTCAAAGGAGGCTTAAATCAGTTTGACCTAGCGGGCTATTAAGCTGCTGCGTAAACCACCTCGACCGGAAAACCGGCAGCTTTCCAGGCTGCCACTCCGCCCCGCAGGATGGAGACATTTTTGTAGCCCGCACTTCTGAGGTGCTGCACAGCAACCGCCGCTTCTTCATCGGTGTCGGCATAAACATATAGATCGCGCTCAAGCTCTAGGCTAGCTATAGCCTGATCGACCAAAGAGTCGGCGGGCATTGAAATTGCGCCCATCACATGGCTCTCATGGAAGCTGTCACGCACGCGAGTATCAATGATGGTAAGAGCCGGTTCGCCCCAGTCCAAACGATCTTTCAAATCATAAACTCGGGACCGAGGCCGGATAGGAGACGGCTTGGGAATCAGGCCAAAAAGTCTGTGCATGGCGGTAAGGTTTGGGCGTGAGAGGCGCTATACCTGAACCGTAACAAATATCCTCTAGGTCTGCAAATTTTTGTTTAAAGAGCTGGACAAAAAGTACTTGCTCCCCATCTTCGTCGTTGATTTCTTTAGAAGATAAGCCCTGCTGTCGTCGGCATTCTACGAATGTCTACAGGGTGTGAGCTATCTATCAAAAGAGGGAGCGCGAAAGAGGAGCCCTCAAATCAGCCTTCCTCAACCAGTCAGTACAGAAGTATTGAGCTGAATGTTAGCCTGGTAGGCAAATCAACAATTCTTCCTTTGGCTTGCTGGTGTACTGATTTTTGTTCACTGGCCCAAGATTCTGATCAACTTCCATGTCTGGCATGACATCCCAAATTCAGTCCTTACCCATGGAGGTCATTTACCAGATTGCGGCTGGAGAAGTGATCGATTCTTTGGCGGCGGTGGTACGAGAACTGGTGGAGAATGCGCTAGATGCTCAGGCTACTCGAATCACCCTGGCCCTCTGGCCAGACCAAGGACAGGTGAGGGTAGCCGATGACGGCCTGGGCATGGCGCTAGCAGATCTGCAGCGGGCCGCCACGCCGCATAGCACCAGCAAAATTCGCTCCCAGGCCGACCTCTGGCAGATCAAAAGCCTGGGATTTCGAGGGCAGGCACTCCATAGCCTCTGCCAGGTGGGAGTTCTAGAAATCTGCAGTCGCCCCCAACTCGATTCTCAGGCCTCGGGCTGGCGCGTGAGCTATTCCAGCCAGGGCGAACCGCTGCAGGTAAAGACGGTTGCGATCGCACCTGGCACCATTGTCACCGTCTCTGATTTATTTGCCGCTTGGCCTGCCCGGCAACAGGCCTTGCCCTCTATTTCCCAGCAGCTCAGGGCGGTACAGCTCTGCCTGCAGCAAATGGCGCTGTGTCACCCCCAGGTAACCTTTCAAGCTGAGCTGAGGGGCAACGCTTGGTTTGCGATCGCGCCTGCAGCAACTGCCCGCGAACGTTTGCCGCAGATCCTCAAAACTTTGGTTCTGGCTGACCTACGGGACTTGGATCGCTCGGTTGACGCTTTACCTGTTGCCGAAAGCCCTACGCCGGAGGTTCTCGATGCTGCTCCATCTCATCTCGGATCGCTATACCTTCTAGCAGGACTGCCCGATCGCTGTCACAGGCAGCGGGCCGACTGGATCAAAATTGCGGTGAATGGGCGGCAGGTGCATTTGCCTGAGGTGGAGCAGGCCGTCATTCGGGCCTTCCGGTTCACCCTGCCGCGAGATCGCTATCCCATCTGCTTCATTCACCTCTATCCTCACCCCAATGCAGTTGACTGGAACCGGCATCCCGATAAATCAGCGATTTACCTACGCGCCCTTGATACCTGGAACCAAGCAGTTGCTCAGGCCATTACCGACCTGCTGCAGCTCAATCCTGAAAGCCTCTCTCAAACAGGTCAGCACCGTCGGGTGCAGCAGTTTCTCAAGGCGGCCGAGTCAGCAGGCCCGTACCCAGCCCCTTTATCTGAGGAGGCTGCAACAGCGCCCCCTGAAGCCAACCGATTGCCTTTGCTCAAAGCCGTTGCCCAGGTGCAAAATCGCTACATCCTGGCTGAACATCCTGGCGGTATTTGCCTAATTGAGCAGCATATTGCCCATGAACGCGTGCTGTACGAGCAGCTCGAACAAAAGTGGAGCCTGGTTCCTCTCAACTCCCCAATCATTCTGGAGCAGTTATCTCAGCCTCAGATCGAGAATCTGCAGCAGCTGCAGCTAGAGATTGCGCCCTTTGGTCCTCAGCTCTGGGCTATTCGCACTGTTCCTGCCCCCTTAGCCCAGCGGCAAGACTTAGCCAATGCCCTGCTAGAACTGAGTTTGAGCAACAGCTTTGATCAGGTATTAGTCGCGGTTGCCTGCCGTACCGCCATCCGCAACGGCACTCCACTTTCCCTAGAGACCCTGCAAACTCTCCTGCAAAATTGGCAAAACACTCGCAATCCCTACACCTGCCCGCATGGACGTCCAATCTGCCTTGCACTCGAAGAAACTAGCTTGGCCCGCTTCTTCAAACGCCATTGGGTCATTGGCAAAAGCCATGGTATCTAGCTCGACAGCCTCTTTACTGGCCCAGTTCTACGCTCCTGCCCAACAAATACCCTCGCGTTGTGGGAGGACGATCCCAAGTTCCACCCTGGCCTGTCCTAATAATTGCCCTACAATTTTGATTGCAGCAGTCGCACTACTCAGTCAAGCTGCACCATTTTTACTGCAGGGTGAGTAAAATCCCCCCACTACCTGCCCTGTCTTTTCTCAAGTCCTGCCAGAATGTATTCCGGTACGCCAATGCGATCGCGATACATCGCTCAAATTAAGCTATAGCAGCGCTTCCCGTTTCGACTTTAGTCCTAGGCCACCCACCCAAGTGTCTTCTGATGCAGATTCCAGGCTTTTTTCGACAAGGTCAGCAGTGGCTCATCAAAACTCCCGAGCGGGCACTCGATCAGGCTTACGAAGCTGCCCAGATGATTGACGCTCTTGAGAAAGAGTACTTTAGCGGTAATCCTATCGCCCCCCAATACGGCAACTATGGAGAGAGTGCCCAAGCATACTTTCAGGGTGAGCTCAAGAAATACCTGAAACTGATTCGGTTTCGATTGGTGGAATTTAGAGCCAGCAGCTCAATAGTGCGAGTGTCAGGCCCTAGGATCACAGAAATTCAGATCCCCTCTCCCGATCAAGACAACCTCACCATCGATCTCATTGACAAACCAGCTGTCTTCTTTCGTAAGCTGCGGTTCATTGACGATGTGCTGGCCCGCTACAAAACGCTCGAACCTCCTGCAGTAGAGCGCACCATTACCCTTTCCGAAGCAGAGAGCCAAACCCCTTTACGGCCCGTCAGTAACGTGAGCGCCTTACAGGCCGCCAACGGGCGCAACGGTAAACTGGCTCCGCCCAAGGCACCCTCAGAGGTAGCAGCAGGTCTAGAAGAAACACCCAATCGGGCTGATGCCCTTAGCGATCGCGCTAATGTCCTGCCTCGCTCTATCTTGCGCACCGTAGACCGCATTCGCCAAGACCTAGATCCGCAAGCGGAGCAGCAGGTAGTCAAAAACTTTCGCAGTTCCAAGGCTAAGACCACTACTGCAGTCAAATTTGTCCTGCTGCTGATCATCGTGCCTTTACTCACTCAGCAGTTCACTAAAAATTTCGTGGTTGGACCGATTGTGGATACGGTTCGCGATCGCACCCACGCCGAAGTCTTTCTCAATCTCGAAATGGAGGAAGAAGCCCTACACGAGCTGCAGCAGTTCGAGGAACGCTTGCGTTTCGAAGTTCTAATTGGCAAAGCAGCTCCCATGCCCGAACGAGAGATTGAAGCAACCGTTCGAGAAAAAGCGACTGAAATCGAGGAAGACTACCGTCACCGCAGCGCCGATGCCGTTAAAAACCTCTTTGCCGACATTGCAGCCGCCGGTGCGTTTGCTCTGCTGCTCATCTCCCGGAAGCAAGAAGTCAGCACCCTCAAAGGCTTTATGGACGAGATTGTCTATGGCCTTAGTGACAGCGCCAAAGCCTTCATTATCATCTTATTCACCGACATGTTTGTCGGCTTTCACTCCCCCCACGGATGGGAAGTTCTGCTAGAGGGTTTATCGCGCCATCTAGGGTTTGCCGCCAATCGAGAATTCATCTTCCTATTTATTGCGACTTTTCCCGTCATTCTCGATACGGTCTTTAAATACTGGATCTTCCGATATTTAAACCGTATCTCTCCTTCCGCAGTCGCTACTTATCGCAACATGAACGAGTAAAGGCGTGGCCATAAGCCTCGCTCTATCTTCGTTCACGCTAGTTATTCTGCATATTGTCCTGAGCATACTCCTGATAGTTTTTGCCTAGCAGTCCTGAAAAACTACCTAGACCGCGACAAATCAATAAAAAGGAGGACACAAGCCTATGTTTTCCCAAAAACACAGAAAATGGAATATAAAAAGAACCCATAACAATTAAAATTGTTGCTTTTACAATCCGCATAATCCGAACACTGATGGAAGGGTAGAGAATGCTCTCGCACAAGCTATGGGAAGCCCAGGTGCGATACCCTCTCTTCAAAATCCAATTGGCAGTAGCTCGGCTCTCTGGGATTGTCTCATAAACAACAGCAGAGTCTGCCCAAACTATCTTATAGCCAGCTTTATAAGCCCGCATAAAGAAATCAGTGTCCTCTCCCCCAGTTAAAGCAAACTTATGATCAAATGCTCGTTCCATCTCCTTAAACAACTTGGTGCTAACCAAAGTATTATTTGTAAATGCAACCTTCAAGCTTTGGCCTTCAGAAAACTTTCTCGCCTGGAAATATTTCCCACGCAACACCCAGTTTGGAACAGACGTGGTTTCGAATCGAGGCTCCACTGGGCCGGTAACAATATCAGCTCCATATCTTTTCTGAGCTAGTAAGAGTTCCTCAAGCCAGTTTGAGGCAGGCACTTCATCATCATCGATAAAAACGACAAAATCCGCAGATGGATGACTACTCTCAATAGCTTTATTACGAGCGTAAGTTACGCCCTGACGAGGTTCTTCAAAACACTTGAGAGTCCACTTGAAGCTAGATTCAAACTCTTGACAGATTGCTTTGGCTTTACCCTGAGCCTCATTGTCAACAATAACAACTTCAATATTAGAAACTTCAGTTTTATCTAGAATTAGCTGATTAAGACCTATGAGCAGGCTCTTCAAGCCCTCAGGCCGCTTATAGGTTGACACACATATAGAAACAAACAAAACCGGCCTCCCCATAAAATCATGTGTTTTGGAATGAGCCTAGCACTTCTTGTATTTTTGAAGTTTGCGTTAGAGCCTATTTGCTAGCTGGCAGTCTAGAGCCTTGAGCTGCACAGGAGGTGTCAACTCAACCAATCTAATTTTTAGGTACTACTTAAATGTTAGAAAATCGACGTTTTACCTTTCTAAAAGCACTTACTAAGCTTGCAGGTATAGGTAATTTGTCAAGTCTAGATGGCGTAATATCACTGCGGGAACTGCGTTGCCCTCCTAAATTTGGGCAGGTAATTAAAGAGGTCACACCTGGAGTTTGATTCCTAAACAAATGGAGTACCGTATCGTAGTAAGCCCCATCGAGAACTAGGTGCCCTTCAGTGGTCGTGAACGGCTCTCTCTGGCGTCTCTCAAGAAAAGTTTCAAGAAACTGAATCAGTGGAGCAAGGCTTTCCCCTTTAACGCCATAGAAGTGAGAACCTGCTGGAGGTAGCGCACACTGCTTCAGAATAATAGGCTGATCCTCTGAGAGACCCTCCAAATCTTCACCATAATAGTCATCGTAGCTATATCCCTGATAGGGAAAGAATCCCAAATGAACAATAGACCAGTCTTGTTGAGACAGCAAATTAACTAAATAGGGTTCTGATTTTTTAAGATTTTTTGAAAAGGCAATGTCATCTTCAATTATTAGAACATTTGATAGCCCTTCTTGATTAGCTTGTTTGAGCACTGCCAAATGGCTTAGAAAGCATCCTAAGACCCCTATACTTGGAAATGCAAGGGAGTCTTCAGGACGAATAGCAGAGAAAATTTCTACCTTCCCCTTCTCTAAGGGCATATCAATAGAATCCAGTTCGTCAGCCACCTCAAGTCTGCGGTCTGCCCGTTCTGGAAGATTAATGATATAAGTTCTTTCGAAAAAGTCTTGAAGTCTATACGCTTTGCTGTTTACTGAAGTTATCATGGCTCACTCAAGACCAATTCTTTGACAACACCAGATAGTTTTACATTAATAGGGCTTTTAATAAGCTGTTTTCTTAAAAATGCCTTCAAAAAAGCGTACTCATCAGGGAGGCATGAGGGTAAACCCTCCTCAGAGTATATTGTTACGCACAGATTCAATGCAAGTAGGGCAGGCAGCGACACAGCAAAATTCATCTAGACTTAACACTTGCAAGTCAACACCTTAAAGGAAAAACATATTTACAATCATCGAGCCTAGGAGGCTTTTGTATAATTGTTCATGGTGCCACCAAACCTTGAGCAGGTATTTCTATATAAGTGAGGCTGTTCACGTCTGTGTAGGATCCATCAATAAGCAACTAGATCTTTACCTGCGAACAAATTCAACACTAAGTTGTAAATTCGTCCGGTCAGGTATTAATTGATACCATGCAAGAGGTGTTTTTAAGTGAAGAAGATCGCGCTTGAAAAAGGAATACTTTTGTTCGAGAAAGTGTTCTTTTTTATATGTGTTATGCACTATTCAGCGGCTATAGTTCCCCTACTGATCACAGGAGGAGCTAGTGAGGGAGACAATATCCCAATGACCAGTTTCAATTGGACTCCCAGCTCTTCTTTATATCTGTTAACCTATATTATTGCTTTTCTACTGTTAACTTTTCGGTGGAAGAAAGTTCTTTCTTCCATGCGAGTAAGGGACTTTCTGTTGCCACTTCTCGTGCTTTTCGCGCCACTGACGACCCTGTGGTCACTTACTCCCGGCGAAACCTTTTCATCAGCAGTTGCCCTCATAGGCACAACCGTTCTCGGCTTCTACTTTGCTAGTCGGTTCACTGTAAGGGAACAGCTTCGCCTCCTTGGTTGGTCCTTCGTTCTAATTCTTATTCTAAGCTTTTCATTTATCGTTCTCATGCCCCAATACGGGATTGAGCATGGAGTGCACGCAGGTGCCTTCCGAGGGGTATTCACTCACAAAAATACTTTTGGAAAGTTCCTAGTTCTCACCGTCATCTTATTTCTAACCCTTGTGCTGGTAGAAAAACCTAAAAACATAGCCGTTTTTAGGTTTGGTCTACTGATGAGCTTCATTTTTCTGCCACTATCGCGATCATCTAGTTCACTTCTGAACGCTTGCTTCTTGGCTGTTCTCGCATTTCTTCTGTATCGAATTTTACACTTCAAGGTTAAGGTTCTTATTCCTTCCGTTATTTTAATTATTTTATCAATTTGGGCATTCTCTTTTATATCCCAGGGAATTGCTGAAACGTTTGCCGGTTTCTTCGGCAAAGACCTGACGCTCACTGGAAGAACTGAGATTTGGGGAGCTGTTATCGAAAAGATTCAAGAACGTCCCCTACAGGGCTATGGATTTAGCTCATTCTGGGCTCAATCGCCGAGCAACATTTTGAGAACTTTTGGGTGGATGCCTCCGAATGCCCATAACGGCTTCCTAGATTTAGCCCTAGATCTAGGTGTTACTGGGCTTCTACTCTACTGCCTAATTTCTTTAAGGATTCTGGTTAAGTCTTTCTTCCTGTCTAGAAGGATCTATATTGACAGCGTTTCTTTCTGGCCGTTCATATTTTTTCTGTTCACACTTTTAACCAATTTGACTGAGAGCGGGTTATTTGGGCGTAATAGTATTTACCCTCTGCTCTTTATCAGTTTATACTTTTCGTTTTTCTACTTCCCCAAAGGTCCTGCTCTCACCTCCCAGTAGAGCGCTTTATCTCAGCATTTCCTAACCTCGGCTTCGAGGGATACTTTTTCAAGATGGAAGGTTGTAGAAACTTTGAACAAGATCAAGTCTATATTTCATGAGCTACGCCAAAAATCTTTGGTTAGAGATAGCTTTTGGATGTTACTGTCGCAATGCTTTAGCATTGTTTTTCAGACATTCTATTTTGTTTTACTAGCAAGAACCCTGGGTGCTCAAGAATATGGAGCCTTTGTTGGAGCTCTTAGTCTCGCGAGCATTATTACTCCATTTTCAGGATGGGGTGGGCCGCACATAATATTTAAGCATGTCTCAAAAGACAGAAATCTATTAAATGTCTACCTAGGAAATGCCCTTATCCTAATTGCCGCCTCGGCTCCTTTGCTGACTATTTTAGCTCTCTTATTTTCTCCAATTATATTTTCAGGCAAAGTACCTTTAATTGTCGTACTTTGCACCTTTGTAGCTGACTTAATTGGATTAAAGCTGATTGAGGCATCTACAGCATCATTGATGTCTACTGATTCAGCAAAGTATGCTGCTCTAATAGGGATTCTACTACACGGTTCTAAATTCAGCGCGGCTCTAATTTTCAGTTTTCTATTTTCGAACCATACCGTCACCACCTGGGCGCTCCTTTATTGCTCAGCTTCTTTGTTTGCCGCTCTAGTAGCCATCTCAGTAGTTATTAAGAGATTGGGCTTTCCGAAGTTTCGGGTTAATACCCTAAAGCCGGAGTTGCTAGAAGGATTCTACTTCTCAATTAGTGGCTTTTCAGACAGTATTAACGGCAGCTTAGATCAGACAATGCTAGCCAGCATATCAACACTAAAGGCCGCAGGAATTTACAATGCTGCGGCGCGATTTATTGGTATGGCAATGGTTTTCATGATTTCTTTTGCAGGAGCTTCTTACTCCAAATTCTTTCAGCATGGTGCAGCTGGTATTAATGGAAGCTGGCGTTTTGCCAGAAAATTACTGCCGCTAGCCTTTGGCTATGGAATACTTATCTTTTTTGTGTTCATCTTTGCCGCGCCATTTATTCCTTATTTGCTAGGTGAAAGTTTTGAAGAGGCAGTTCCTATATTGCGCTGGTTTGCACCTCTTATCTTAATGATCGCGCTGAGCTATTTAGCATCGGATTCATTGACTGGTGCAGGTTTCCAAGGGGTAAGAAGTAGCATCCAAGTATCATCTGCTCTACTCAACTTTTTTCTGAATTTATGGTTGATTCCTCGGTACTCGGTTTATGGAGCAGTATGGGCTACGTTGGCAACTGAGTTGGCTAAGTTAGTCGGTCTTTACACGACAGTGTTCATTCTAAACCGTCGACAGATAGCAAAAAGCAGTAGTCTTTAAGATAGCCGAATTTGTGAAGCCAGGTAGACAAGTCTCTCTTAAATTCTATAATCTGAGAAAGTTTAGAGTACACAATGCAGTTTAACCAACGTTTGGGTAAGTTTGAAGGACTCTAAATATGGCTGAGAAAAAGTTAAAAGCTTTACTAATTGTTGAAAGTTGTAACCCGGATTGGGCGGCAGTCCATTCAGTTGGATATGGATTCTATTCTGGAATCAAAAACTTTGTAGATGTAACACTCATTACTCACGAAAGAAATAAAGAAGCGCTGCAAAAGGCTTTCCCTGATGAAAATAACATTGTCTATGTTTCTGACAGCAATTTAACTAAGCGCTATCTCAAGTTTGTAGATGCCGTTACAAAGTTTGGCGAATTAACAATTTGGCCGCTTTATAACGCCCTGATATATCCAGCTTATGAGGAATTTAATAACACAGCCTTCAACTTGTTTGGTGATGCTGTTCTAAACGGGGAATTTGATATTGTTCATGCTATTACTCCGGTAATACCACGCTACCCAGTTAAGATAGTTGACGTTTGCCAAAAGACGCCATTCTTCATTGGTCCCTTAAACGGAGGGCTGCCATTTCCACCAGGCTTTCAGGAAATATCTAGGAAAGAGTTTTCCTTCTTCAACTTCTTACGGACTGTTGGTCGCTTAACGATTCCAGGTTATCGAAAAACTTACAAAAAAGCCGACAAAATTCTGTCCGGTTCGCTTTATACATTGAACTGGATTAAGGAGTATTTCTCTATTGAGGATGAGCGCATTGGGCTCATACATGAGAATGGAATTGACCCCTCATTTCTAAAGGGCCGTGCAAAGGCAGAAGAACAAAGGAACCCAGGGAAACAGCACCTAGAACTACTTTTTGTGGGTCGC
The window above is part of the Pseudanabaena sp. FACHB-2040 genome. Proteins encoded here:
- the mutL gene encoding DNA mismatch repair endonuclease MutL, which codes for MTSQIQSLPMEVIYQIAAGEVIDSLAAVVRELVENALDAQATRITLALWPDQGQVRVADDGLGMALADLQRAATPHSTSKIRSQADLWQIKSLGFRGQALHSLCQVGVLEICSRPQLDSQASGWRVSYSSQGEPLQVKTVAIAPGTIVTVSDLFAAWPARQQALPSISQQLRAVQLCLQQMALCHPQVTFQAELRGNAWFAIAPAATARERLPQILKTLVLADLRDLDRSVDALPVAESPTPEVLDAAPSHLGSLYLLAGLPDRCHRQRADWIKIAVNGRQVHLPEVEQAVIRAFRFTLPRDRYPICFIHLYPHPNAVDWNRHPDKSAIYLRALDTWNQAVAQAITDLLQLNPESLSQTGQHRRVQQFLKAAESAGPYPAPLSEEAATAPPEANRLPLLKAVAQVQNRYILAEHPGGICLIEQHIAHERVLYEQLEQKWSLVPLNSPIILEQLSQPQIENLQQLQLEIAPFGPQLWAIRTVPAPLAQRQDLANALLELSLSNSFDQVLVAVACRTAIRNGTPLSLETLQTLLQNWQNTRNPYTCPHGRPICLALEETSLARFFKRHWVIGKSHGI
- a CDS encoding glycosyltransferase family 25 protein, with translation MITSVNSKAYRLQDFFERTYIINLPERADRRLEVADELDSIDMPLEKGKVEIFSAIRPEDSLAFPSIGVLGCFLSHLAVLKQANQEGLSNVLIIEDDIAFSKNLKKSEPYLVNLLSQQDWSIVHLGFFPYQGYSYDDYYGEDLEGLSEDQPIILKQCALPPAGSHFYGVKGESLAPLIQFLETFLERRQREPFTTTEGHLVLDGAYYDTVLHLFRNQTPGVTSLITCPNLGGQRSSRSDITPSRLDKLPIPASLVSAFRKVKRRFSNI
- a CDS encoding glycosyltransferase family 4 protein, with product MAEKKLKALLIVESCNPDWAAVHSVGYGFYSGIKNFVDVTLITHERNKEALQKAFPDENNIVYVSDSNLTKRYLKFVDAVTKFGELTIWPLYNALIYPAYEEFNNTAFNLFGDAVLNGEFDIVHAITPVIPRYPVKIVDVCQKTPFFIGPLNGGLPFPPGFQEISRKEFSFFNFLRTVGRLTIPGYRKTYKKADKILSGSLYTLNWIKEYFSIEDERIGLIHENGIDPSFLKGRAKAEEQRNPGKQHLELLFVGRLVPYKGADMLIEAINNLQPSMRERVRLTIVGDGIERDSLDQKILAYNLQDKVSITGWIPKQETLQYYSKADVFCFPSIREFGGAVVLEAMANGLPCIVIDYGGIGEYVTEGTGFKIPPVSKEYVVEQLKHHIECLAEDEKLRDQISQQAIQRAQEYTWENKARQVVTLYEETLGLKKEVVNGAKNS
- the pyk gene encoding pyruvate kinase; protein product: MPPLLHRTKIVATIGPASSSKPVLEQMLQNGLSVARLNFSHGSYEDHANTVALLRQVAKAQDTPITLLQDLQGPKIRVGQLPDGAIDLIENQLIDLVPLSEATHSADVGIDYPYLAEECLPGMQVLLDDGLLELVVEAVEPPKVRCRVIQGGLLKSRKGVNLPDLNLRLPSLTDKDQRDVEFGISQGVDIISLSFVRQAEDILALKHLLAQHNRTDIAVLAKIEKPQAIENLDAILTACDAVMVARGDLGVEMRSEKVPMLQKHIIRQCNLRSIPVITATQMLESMIYQPRPTRAEASDVANAIIDGTDAVMLSGESAVGRYPVKAVQMLGRIAIDVEQDLEFVNNPPAHNDATHALSEALNVIDRMLELCCIVTFTETGYSAIIAAGERPRAPVIAFTPSERVYHRLNLIWGVRPILTEQSVDTFEAMVAQAEEYLLARSWVQSGDKMLLMGGIPASQPQGTNFLKIHTVSGV
- a CDS encoding O-antigen ligase family protein yields the protein MKKIALEKGILLFEKVFFFICVMHYSAAIVPLLITGGASEGDNIPMTSFNWTPSSSLYLLTYIIAFLLLTFRWKKVLSSMRVRDFLLPLLVLFAPLTTLWSLTPGETFSSAVALIGTTVLGFYFASRFTVREQLRLLGWSFVLILILSFSFIVLMPQYGIEHGVHAGAFRGVFTHKNTFGKFLVLTVILFLTLVLVEKPKNIAVFRFGLLMSFIFLPLSRSSSSLLNACFLAVLAFLLYRILHFKVKVLIPSVILIILSIWAFSFISQGIAETFAGFFGKDLTLTGRTEIWGAVIEKIQERPLQGYGFSSFWAQSPSNILRTFGWMPPNAHNGFLDLALDLGVTGLLLYCLISLRILVKSFFLSRRIYIDSVSFWPFIFFLFTLLTNLTESGLFGRNSIYPLLFISLYFSFFYFPKGPALTSQ
- a CDS encoding rhodanese-like domain-containing protein, translating into MHRLFGLIPKPSPIRPRSRVYDLKDRLDWGEPALTIIDTRVRDSFHESHVMGAISMPADSLVDQAIASLELERDLYVYADTDEEAAVAVQHLRSAGYKNVSILRGGVAAWKAAGFPVEVVYAAA
- a CDS encoding proton extrusion protein PcxA; translation: MQIPGFFRQGQQWLIKTPERALDQAYEAAQMIDALEKEYFSGNPIAPQYGNYGESAQAYFQGELKKYLKLIRFRLVEFRASSSIVRVSGPRITEIQIPSPDQDNLTIDLIDKPAVFFRKLRFIDDVLARYKTLEPPAVERTITLSEAESQTPLRPVSNVSALQAANGRNGKLAPPKAPSEVAAGLEETPNRADALSDRANVLPRSILRTVDRIRQDLDPQAEQQVVKNFRSSKAKTTTAVKFVLLLIIVPLLTQQFTKNFVVGPIVDTVRDRTHAEVFLNLEMEEEALHELQQFEERLRFEVLIGKAAPMPEREIEATVREKATEIEEDYRHRSADAVKNLFADIAAAGAFALLLISRKQEVSTLKGFMDEIVYGLSDSAKAFIIILFTDMFVGFHSPHGWEVLLEGLSRHLGFAANREFIFLFIATFPVILDTVFKYWIFRYLNRISPSAVATYRNMNE
- a CDS encoding oligosaccharide flippase family protein, whose protein sequence is MNKIKSIFHELRQKSLVRDSFWMLLSQCFSIVFQTFYFVLLARTLGAQEYGAFVGALSLASIITPFSGWGGPHIIFKHVSKDRNLLNVYLGNALILIAASAPLLTILALLFSPIIFSGKVPLIVVLCTFVADLIGLKLIEASTASLMSTDSAKYAALIGILLHGSKFSAALIFSFLFSNHTVTTWALLYCSASLFAALVAISVVIKRLGFPKFRVNTLKPELLEGFYFSISGFSDSINGSLDQTMLASISTLKAAGIYNAAARFIGMAMVFMISFAGASYSKFFQHGAAGINGSWRFARKLLPLAFGYGILIFFVFIFAAPFIPYLLGESFEEAVPILRWFAPLILMIALSYLASDSLTGAGFQGVRSSIQVSSALLNFFLNLWLIPRYSVYGAVWATLATELAKLVGLYTTVFILNRRQIAKSSSL
- a CDS encoding glycosyltransferase family 2 protein; this encodes MFVSICVSTYKRPEGLKSLLIGLNQLILDKTEVSNIEVVIVDNEAQGKAKAICQEFESSFKWTLKCFEEPRQGVTYARNKAIESSHPSADFVVFIDDDEVPASNWLEELLLAQKRYGADIVTGPVEPRFETTSVPNWVLRGKYFQARKFSEGQSLKVAFTNNTLVSTKLFKEMERAFDHKFALTGGEDTDFFMRAYKAGYKIVWADSAVVYETIPESRATANWILKRGYRTWASHSLCESILYPSISVRIMRIVKATILIVMGSFYIPFSVFLGKHRLVSSFLLICRGLGSFSGLLGKNYQEYAQDNMQNN